A single genomic interval of Persephonella atlantica harbors:
- a CDS encoding cytochrome b: MEKKGGFMGWLDKRLAVDSLWKVMMSEYYLPKNINFLWSFGVLTMLVFVILVISGIFVLMYYKPDSHMAFDSVNKTIMMDVAYGWVFRHVHAVAASIMFLVLFVHMGRGIYYGSYKAPREVVWVTGFILFVLMAATAFTGYLLPWGQMSYWAAQTITTLFSKIPFIGPDLVIWIRGNYIVEDATLTRFFALHVTLLPALILVFTAVHLYAVRIVGSNNEDGIPMTKEEKKEKGIPFWPVFMSKEYFVMSVFLLFFFYLVFFNYNFAMDPINFQPADYLQTPPHIYPEWYFLAFYEVLRGFFFSEALGLIAFVLSMFIPLFLPWLDTSPYPYVSGKHRPMFKVIWWIFVADFVALTILGKLPPTGLFAWIGFVTSIIYFIFFIALPIIAAIEKKKVATGGGR, from the coding sequence ATGGAGAAAAAAGGTGGGTTTATGGGATGGCTTGATAAAAGGCTTGCTGTAGACAGCCTGTGGAAGGTAATGATGTCTGAGTATTACCTTCCAAAAAATATTAACTTTCTGTGGAGTTTCGGTGTTCTCACAATGCTCGTTTTTGTTATTCTTGTAATTTCTGGAATATTTGTTCTTATGTACTACAAACCAGATTCTCATATGGCTTTCGACAGCGTTAACAAAACAATAATGATGGATGTTGCATATGGCTGGGTATTTAGACACGTTCACGCTGTAGCGGCATCAATAATGTTTCTGGTATTGTTTGTTCATATGGGTAGAGGAATATACTACGGTTCTTATAAAGCTCCAAGGGAAGTTGTGTGGGTAACAGGTTTTATTCTTTTTGTTCTCATGGCAGCAACAGCATTTACAGGTTATCTCCTTCCATGGGGTCAGATGTCTTACTGGGCTGCGCAAACAATAACAACACTGTTTTCTAAGATACCGTTTATTGGTCCAGACCTTGTCATATGGATAAGGGGTAACTACATCGTTGAAGATGCAACACTTACAAGATTCTTTGCACTGCACGTAACACTTTTACCTGCTCTTATTCTTGTATTTACTGCAGTTCACCTGTATGCAGTAAGGATTGTAGGTTCTAACAACGAAGACGGTATTCCTATGACAAAAGAAGAAAAGAAGGAAAAAGGTATTCCTTTCTGGCCTGTATTCATGTCTAAAGAATACTTTGTAATGTCCGTATTCCTCCTGTTCTTCTTCTACCTTGTGTTCTTTAACTATAACTTTGCAATGGATCCTATCAACTTCCAGCCTGCCGATTATCTTCAGACACCACCTCATATATATCCTGAGTGGTATTTCCTTGCATTTTACGAAGTACTGAGAGGGTTCTTCTTCAGTGAAGCCCTTGGATTAATAGCATTCGTTCTATCTATGTTTATACCTCTGTTCTTACCATGGCTTGACACCTCTCCATACCCATACGTAAGTGGTAAACACAGACCGATGTTTAAGGTTATATGGTGGATATTTGTTGCTGATTTTGTGGCATTAACAATACTTGGAAAACTGCCACCTACAGGACTGTTTGCATGGATTGGTTTTGTAACTTCCATCATTTACTTTATTTTCTTTATAGCCCTTCCAATTATAGCTGCAATTGAGAAAAAGAAGGTGGCAACTGGAGGTGGAAGATAA
- a CDS encoding Rieske 2Fe-2S domain-containing protein → MAEEKVSRRDFLLYAMGGWAAVGLGGVLYAMYKTWEPLPEVKAAGVVKFDLSKVKPGQMKVVQWRGKPVFVLRLTPEMKKCSNRVIKNEYVVVVGICTHLGCIPNWEPDRQIFKCPCHGGEYDACGVNTFGPPPRPLDIPPFKIEGNTIVLGEAGPEYEKMMKG, encoded by the coding sequence ATGGCTGAAGAAAAAGTGAGCAGGCGTGACTTCCTCCTTTATGCAATGGGAGGATGGGCTGCTGTTGGTTTAGGTGGTGTGCTGTATGCAATGTATAAGACATGGGAGCCCCTTCCAGAAGTTAAAGCAGCTGGTGTTGTTAAGTTCGACCTTTCAAAGGTTAAACCAGGTCAGATGAAAGTTGTTCAATGGAGAGGAAAACCTGTTTTCGTTCTGAGATTAACACCAGAGATGAAGAAATGTTCAAACAGGGTAATAAAAAATGAGTATGTAGTGGTGGTTGGAATCTGTACGCACCTTGGATGTATTCCTAACTGGGAACCTGACAGACAGATATTCAAATGTCCATGTCATGGTGGAGAATACGATGCCTGTGGTGTAAACACTTTTGGTCCTCCTCCAAGACCATTAGACATCCCCCCTTTCAAGATAGAAGGGAATACCATTGTTTTAGGTGAAGCAGGTCCAGAATACGAAAAAATGATGAAAGGTTAG
- the rlmB gene encoding 23S rRNA (guanosine(2251)-2'-O)-methyltransferase RlmB, whose amino-acid sequence MEKRFVIWGRNPIIEALKAGKSLEKILFAHDSHLPKELIKLAEKHKVKVQKVPRKKVEEIAGTKKTQGVVALVSPIQYADENSLIEETVKKNGVLLIMDHITDPQNVGNMIRTAEVFGVDGIVIPRERSSPINEVVVKASTGAVFHIPITKVGSLRQFLEKFKKKGGWVVAVEKGGKHIHKLEFPFPLAVVLGSEGKGVSKSVLDSADLIATIPMKGKITSLNVSSATAIALWEVAKQKWIEN is encoded by the coding sequence ATGGAAAAAAGATTTGTTATATGGGGTAGAAACCCTATTATAGAAGCATTAAAGGCAGGAAAAAGTCTGGAAAAAATACTGTTTGCCCATGATTCTCATCTTCCAAAAGAGCTTATTAAACTGGCGGAAAAACATAAAGTTAAAGTACAGAAAGTCCCAAGAAAAAAAGTTGAAGAGATTGCAGGAACAAAAAAAACACAGGGTGTTGTTGCACTGGTCAGTCCTATTCAATATGCAGATGAAAACAGTCTTATTGAAGAAACAGTCAAAAAAAATGGGGTTTTACTGATAATGGACCACATAACAGACCCCCAGAATGTGGGAAATATGATAAGGACAGCTGAAGTGTTTGGAGTAGATGGTATCGTTATCCCAAGGGAAAGGAGCTCACCTATAAATGAAGTTGTAGTTAAGGCATCAACAGGAGCTGTTTTCCATATACCTATCACAAAAGTAGGTAGTCTCAGACAGTTTCTGGAAAAATTTAAGAAAAAAGGTGGATGGGTTGTTGCCGTTGAGAAGGGAGGAAAACATATACACAAATTAGAGTTTCCATTTCCACTGGCAGTTGTTTTAGGCTCAGAAGGGAAGGGGGTATCAAAATCTGTTTTAGATAGTGCAGACCTGATAGCAACCATACCAATGAAAGGGAAGATAACATCACTAAATGTTTCATCTGCAACAGCAATAGCCCTATGGGAGGTAGCCAAACAAAAATGGATAGAAAATTGA
- the fmt gene encoding methionyl-tRNA formyltransferase has product MRVVFWGTPEFAVESLKKLIKSKHKVVAVVTQPDKPKGRGKKITPPPVKVEALKYGIPVLQPEKVKDNKELYDKLQKLNPDIFVVVAYGKILPEEIINLPKYKTINVHASLLPKYRGAAPIHRAIMEGQEKTGVCIMEITKELDAGDIYQCREIPITDKDDIISIHNRLAEEGAELLIEVLDKIEKGEAVKAPQEHEKASYAKPIKKEEGKIDWKKSAREIFNQIRALKVWPKAFSIFRDKEIKILDAEIVDENSTGSPGEIVEVVKGKGFVVQTGKGKLLIKELQFPNSKPISADDAVRGYYIKEGEKLQ; this is encoded by the coding sequence TTGAGAGTTGTTTTCTGGGGAACACCTGAATTTGCCGTTGAAAGTTTAAAAAAACTGATAAAATCAAAACATAAAGTTGTTGCCGTAGTAACACAACCTGACAAACCAAAGGGAAGAGGAAAAAAAATAACACCTCCACCTGTAAAAGTGGAAGCTCTGAAATACGGCATTCCTGTATTGCAACCAGAAAAAGTAAAAGACAATAAAGAACTTTATGATAAGCTACAAAAACTAAACCCGGATATATTCGTTGTTGTAGCCTACGGGAAGATACTACCGGAGGAGATAATAAACCTGCCAAAGTATAAAACTATAAATGTTCACGCCTCACTTCTCCCTAAATACAGAGGGGCAGCACCTATCCACAGAGCTATAATGGAAGGTCAGGAAAAAACAGGCGTATGTATAATGGAAATAACCAAAGAACTTGACGCGGGAGACATATACCAGTGCAGAGAAATTCCTATAACAGATAAGGATGACATCATTTCCATACACAACAGATTAGCAGAAGAAGGGGCTGAGCTTCTTATTGAAGTGTTAGACAAAATAGAAAAAGGAGAAGCTGTAAAAGCACCCCAGGAGCATGAAAAAGCCAGTTATGCAAAACCTATAAAGAAAGAAGAAGGAAAAATAGACTGGAAAAAATCTGCAAGGGAAATATTTAACCAGATAAGAGCTTTAAAGGTATGGCCTAAGGCTTTTTCAATATTTAGAGACAAAGAGATAAAAATATTAGATGCAGAAATTGTTGATGAGAACTCAACAGGTAGTCCGGGAGAAATTGTAGAAGTAGTAAAAGGAAAAGGATTTGTTGTTCAGACAGGAAAAGGTAAACTATTGATAAAAGAACTTCAGTTTCCAAACTCTAAACCGATATCTGCTGATGACGCAGTAAGGGGCTATTACATAAAAGAAGGCGAAAAACTCCAATAA
- a CDS encoding sulfite exporter TauE/SafE family protein translates to MLKYLMFTLAGFLGSYHCVGMCGFIPPLIQYRSWLLGNVLYSAGRVFTYMFLGFLAGYFGMFFHKLEFQILQKGLSVFLGIMMIFFGLQITGNIKEKGVPGLDLIFMTVTEILSKFRKNPFFLGMFNGFLPCPLVYAFLMQAMFEGSPLKGMLVMFFFGLGTVPAMLFASKIFQVVSPAVRKKLSSSAGIIVIILGIWLILRGLGIIHHHH, encoded by the coding sequence TTGCTGAAGTATCTGATGTTTACTCTTGCCGGTTTCCTCGGCTCTTACCACTGTGTTGGAATGTGCGGTTTTATTCCTCCCCTTATCCAGTATCGTTCCTGGCTTTTAGGAAATGTTCTTTACTCGGCTGGAAGAGTATTTACCTATATGTTCCTTGGATTTCTTGCTGGTTATTTTGGAATGTTTTTCCATAAATTAGAGTTTCAGATTCTCCAGAAAGGTCTTTCGGTGTTTTTAGGAATAATGATGATATTTTTTGGTCTTCAGATAACGGGTAATATTAAGGAGAAGGGTGTTCCCGGTTTAGACCTTATATTTATGACTGTTACAGAGATACTATCTAAATTCAGGAAAAATCCGTTTTTTTTAGGTATGTTTAACGGATTTCTTCCCTGTCCCCTTGTTTATGCATTTTTGATGCAGGCAATGTTTGAAGGCTCTCCCCTCAAGGGAATGTTAGTTATGTTTTTCTTTGGACTTGGAACAGTTCCTGCAATGCTTTTTGCCAGTAAAATCTTTCAGGTTGTTTCTCCTGCAGTCAGAAAGAAACTGTCTTCTTCTGCGGGAATTATAGTTATTATTCTGGGAATATGGCTTATTTTGAGAGGATTGGGAATAATTCATCACCACCATTAG
- a CDS encoding MBL fold metallo-hydrolase RNA specificity domain-containing protein, giving the protein MIDKAVVRSFGAAQTVTGSCHLLEVGSLKILIDCGMFQGHDEKLNYEDFGFNPKDIDYLIVTHAHIDHIGRIPLLVKKGFRGKIVSTAPTRSIARVMLLDAAKVMEEEYRVQYRKALRRGHPEAVKPPLYDEDDVYEAMEHFRIVLDYHQPYEITDYLRITFKNAGHILGSAYVEIEIKINNRWKTLIFSGDLGMTDRLIIKPLEFQKNGQIIFTESTYGNRRHKSLKETIKEFRQAIEDSFSDGGNIVIPTFALERAQEILYVLRHMYDRGELPKCKVFLDSPLAISATKIFLQYPEYFNEATKKMVQEGKNPFIFPYVHFTTTVEESKSINAIDSGAIILAGSGMCTGGRIKHHLKHNLWRPESSVIFVGYQAKGTLGRAIVDGARTVRIYGEEIAVKAKIYTINGFSSHADKPVLLQWLKNFEDKETVYIVHGEPEVMEVFRNNLTEELSVKSHIVKKGEAIYIT; this is encoded by the coding sequence ATGATAGATAAGGCTGTTGTCAGATCTTTTGGAGCTGCCCAGACCGTTACAGGTTCCTGTCATTTGTTAGAAGTGGGAAGTCTGAAAATCTTAATAGACTGTGGTATGTTTCAGGGGCACGATGAAAAACTCAACTATGAAGACTTTGGATTTAACCCTAAAGATATTGATTATCTGATTGTAACCCATGCCCATATTGACCATATAGGAAGAATTCCTCTTCTTGTGAAGAAAGGTTTTAGAGGAAAAATTGTATCAACAGCTCCAACAAGAAGTATAGCAAGGGTAATGCTTCTTGATGCTGCAAAAGTGATGGAAGAAGAGTACAGAGTTCAGTACAGAAAAGCTCTTAGAAGGGGGCATCCAGAAGCAGTAAAACCTCCTCTTTACGACGAGGATGATGTTTATGAAGCCATGGAGCATTTTCGGATAGTTCTTGATTATCACCAACCTTACGAGATTACAGATTACCTGAGGATAACTTTCAAAAATGCAGGTCATATATTGGGCTCTGCCTATGTTGAAATAGAGATAAAAATAAACAATCGGTGGAAAACACTGATTTTCTCAGGTGATTTAGGAATGACAGACAGGCTTATTATAAAGCCTTTAGAGTTTCAGAAAAATGGACAGATTATATTTACAGAATCTACATATGGAAACAGAAGGCATAAATCTCTAAAAGAAACAATAAAAGAGTTCAGACAGGCTATTGAGGACAGTTTCTCTGACGGAGGGAATATTGTTATACCTACATTTGCATTGGAGAGGGCACAGGAGATACTGTATGTTCTCAGACATATGTATGACAGGGGAGAGCTTCCTAAGTGTAAAGTTTTTTTAGACAGCCCTCTTGCCATATCTGCAACAAAGATATTTCTCCAGTATCCTGAATACTTTAACGAAGCAACTAAGAAGATGGTTCAGGAAGGAAAAAATCCATTTATATTTCCTTACGTTCACTTTACAACAACTGTTGAGGAGTCAAAAAGCATCAATGCAATAGATTCGGGAGCCATAATACTTGCAGGAAGCGGAATGTGCACAGGAGGAAGGATAAAACACCATCTGAAGCATAACCTGTGGAGACCTGAAAGCTCTGTTATATTTGTGGGCTATCAGGCAAAAGGGACTCTTGGGAGGGCGATAGTTGACGGTGCGAGAACTGTCAGAATTTATGGGGAAGAGATAGCAGTAAAGGCAAAAATATACACAATTAATGGTTTTTCCTCCCATGCTGATAAACCTGTTCTTCTCCAGTGGCTGAAAAACTTTGAAGACAAAGAAACTGTATACATTGTCCACGGAGAGCCTGAAGTGATGGAAGTATTCAGAAATAATCTGACTGAGGAACTTTCTGTCAAATCTCATATTGTGAAAAAGGGAGAAGCTATATATATTACTTAA
- a CDS encoding thiazole synthase: protein MTTYEELLKDDKLVIGDREFSSRLIVGSGKYKDFEETKRATEASGAEIITVAVRRVNITDPDKPNLLDYIDTSKIMILPNTAGCYTAEEAVLTAKLAREALGHGFVKLEVIGDQKTLYPDMVETLKAAEILVKEGFTVLPYITDDPVMAKKFEDIGCAAVMPLAAPIGSGLGLQNPYNILFIKEAVSVPVIVDAGIGTASDASIVMELGVDGVLMNTAIAQAKDPVKMAVAMKHAVIAGRLAYLAGRIPKKMYASASSPIEGVIGR, encoded by the coding sequence ATGACAACGTATGAAGAGCTTTTAAAAGATGACAAACTTGTTATTGGAGATAGAGAGTTTAGCTCAAGACTGATTGTAGGTTCTGGAAAGTATAAAGATTTTGAGGAGACAAAAAGGGCAACAGAAGCATCAGGAGCGGAAATAATAACTGTTGCTGTCAGAAGGGTCAACATCACAGACCCTGACAAACCAAATCTCCTTGATTATATAGACACATCAAAAATAATGATACTTCCTAACACAGCTGGATGTTATACAGCAGAGGAAGCTGTGTTGACAGCAAAGCTGGCAAGGGAAGCGTTGGGGCATGGATTTGTGAAGCTGGAAGTTATTGGAGACCAGAAAACTCTGTACCCAGATATGGTGGAAACATTAAAAGCAGCAGAAATTTTAGTAAAGGAAGGTTTTACAGTTCTTCCATACATCACAGACGACCCGGTAATGGCAAAGAAATTTGAAGATATAGGATGTGCTGCTGTTATGCCTCTGGCAGCTCCTATAGGCTCTGGTCTTGGTCTGCAAAACCCTTACAACATACTGTTTATAAAGGAAGCAGTTTCTGTTCCTGTTATTGTAGATGCTGGAATTGGAACAGCTTCCGATGCTTCTATTGTTATGGAGCTTGGTGTTGACGGAGTTTTGATGAACACAGCCATAGCTCAGGCAAAAGACCCTGTCAAGATGGCCGTTGCAATGAAACATGCTGTTATTGCTGGAAGACTTGCATACCTTGCAGGAAGAATACCAAAGAAAATGTATGCTTCTGCTTCTTCTCCAATAGAAGGGGTGATAGGAAGATAA
- the kdsB gene encoding 3-deoxy-manno-octulosonate cytidylyltransferase has translation MAVIIIPARKGSTRLKNKLLLQVKGKPVIQWTAENCLRAKEISQVIVATDSEEIVQIFKNSPVKAVLTPSDLKSGSDRVAYVAKDLRDEKIINVQGDEPLLDPEDIYRVCHALDEADVSTLCYPITDEADYLNPNVVKVVTDREGYALYFSRSPVPFYRDIDFSQMLNSFRFPVKKHIGIYGYNRDVLLDFAYRLEPSMYEQIEKLEQLRLLENGYRIKVIEAKKDSIGIDTEEDFKKFCEIVSKPNS, from the coding sequence TTGGCTGTCATAATAATACCTGCCAGAAAAGGCTCAACAAGACTGAAAAATAAGCTTCTCCTTCAGGTGAAGGGGAAGCCTGTTATACAGTGGACTGCAGAGAACTGCCTAAGGGCAAAAGAAATTTCACAGGTTATAGTTGCAACAGACAGTGAAGAGATTGTTCAGATTTTTAAAAACTCTCCTGTTAAGGCAGTGCTTACTCCTTCAGATTTGAAAAGTGGCAGTGATAGAGTTGCATATGTTGCAAAAGATTTGAGAGATGAAAAGATTATAAATGTTCAGGGAGATGAGCCACTTCTTGACCCTGAAGACATTTACAGAGTTTGTCATGCTTTAGATGAAGCAGATGTCTCAACACTCTGTTATCCAATAACAGATGAGGCTGACTACCTTAATCCTAACGTGGTCAAAGTTGTTACAGATAGGGAAGGTTATGCCCTTTATTTTTCCAGAAGCCCTGTTCCATTTTACAGGGATATAGACTTTTCCCAGATGCTAAACAGTTTCCGCTTTCCTGTGAAAAAACATATTGGTATCTACGGATACAACAGGGATGTGCTACTTGATTTTGCTTACAGATTAGAGCCTTCCATGTACGAACAGATAGAGAAGTTAGAACAGCTCAGGCTTTTAGAAAATGGATACAGAATAAAGGTAATAGAGGCTAAAAAAGACAGCATAGGTATAGATACAGAGGAAGATTTTAAAAAGTTTTGCGAGATAGTCTCAAAACCAAACTCTTAA
- a CDS encoding copper resistance protein B: MFKKIIIFILIFIPALAEEKKCNFYPVKPFKPLYYGQVLFDRVEYILNENNKKSLDYEITGWYGGDYQRIWIEIEGNHSLRGKGGEIERFDVLYGKLISPFWDYRIGAGYTGGYGEEGGNRSMIVTGFKGLAPYMFEVDTNIRLTTKGEIFGDFEAEYDILLTQRMALQPRIDSRFSLSKIESLGIGQGINNIKLGLRLRYEIRREFAPYIGISWTQLFGQTKEIARNEGKSTEYTDLFVGLRVWF; encoded by the coding sequence ATGTTTAAAAAAATAATAATCTTTATACTGATTTTTATTCCTGCTCTTGCAGAAGAGAAAAAGTGCAATTTCTATCCTGTAAAACCTTTTAAACCGCTTTATTATGGACAGGTTCTATTTGACAGAGTTGAATATATTCTCAATGAGAACAACAAAAAAAGCCTGGATTACGAAATAACAGGCTGGTATGGGGGAGACTATCAGAGGATATGGATTGAGATTGAAGGAAACCATAGTCTGAGAGGAAAAGGAGGAGAGATAGAAAGATTTGATGTTTTGTACGGAAAACTTATATCTCCTTTCTGGGACTACAGGATAGGAGCCGGATATACAGGTGGATATGGAGAGGAAGGTGGAAACAGAAGCATGATTGTAACAGGATTCAAAGGGCTTGCTCCATACATGTTTGAGGTGGATACGAATATCAGATTAACCACAAAGGGAGAGATATTTGGGGATTTTGAAGCTGAGTATGATATTCTTTTAACTCAAAGAATGGCTTTACAGCCAAGGATTGATTCAAGGTTTTCCCTTTCAAAAATAGAGAGTTTAGGAATTGGACAGGGGATAAATAACATAAAGTTAGGTTTGAGACTGAGATACGAAATCAGAAGGGAGTTTGCTCCTTACATTGGTATTTCATGGACACAGCTTTTTGGACAGACAAAGGAGATTGCAAGGAATGAGGGAAAAAGTACAGAATACACAGATCTGTTTGTGGGATTAAGAGTTTGGTTTTGA
- a CDS encoding copper resistance system multicopper oxidase, whose protein sequence is MDLSRRDLLKLGAVSAFMGLTNRFIPVYGANRGFTIGDMNETSSSVYYELVIKKETIPIGTREGRPITINGNFPAPLIRLKEGKEAIIKVYNELNESTSIHWHGLILPNRMDGVPGVVFPGIPPKSSFLYRFPVVQSGTYWYHSHTGLQEQLGHYGPLIIDPIETEPFQYDRDYVVILSDWTFSNPDEVLLKLKKWEGYYNYQQRTVSDLIRDIRKKGLLKTVKERAMWAKMRMNPRDILDITGAEFIYLINGYTPSENPTFLFNPGEKIRLRFINASAATYFDVRIPGVKMRVVQADGQNIQPVEVDEFRIAIAETYDVIIAPEEHKAYTLFAETIDRSGYARATISPEKRMESPLPERRPPSERKMMNMGDDKCNDCSPLLIPDSFGPDAAMINKKPVCMLSSPGVGLENVKHKVLTYADLKSLYPYEQRKPERQIDIHLIGNMERYIWKMVSYDGKEFSSEFHQLIKAKLNERIRIVFINHTMMDHPIHLHGMWMYINNGNGEYNPRKHTLNIKPGEKLCVEIDNDAPGNWAFHCHIMYHMHTGMFRVLQVC, encoded by the coding sequence ATGGATCTTTCAAGAAGAGATTTACTAAAGTTAGGAGCAGTATCTGCATTTATGGGTTTAACCAACAGATTCATACCTGTCTACGGGGCAAACAGAGGATTTACCATAGGAGATATGAATGAAACATCATCCAGCGTGTATTATGAACTGGTAATAAAAAAAGAGACTATTCCTATAGGAACGAGAGAAGGAAGACCAATAACGATTAATGGAAACTTTCCTGCACCTCTGATAAGACTGAAAGAAGGAAAAGAAGCTATCATCAAAGTTTATAATGAACTTAACGAATCAACATCTATCCACTGGCACGGTCTTATCCTTCCAAACAGGATGGACGGCGTTCCTGGAGTTGTATTTCCTGGGATTCCTCCAAAAAGCTCTTTTCTGTACAGATTTCCTGTTGTACAGTCAGGAACATACTGGTATCACAGCCATACAGGACTGCAGGAACAGCTTGGTCATTACGGTCCCTTGATCATAGATCCTATAGAAACTGAACCTTTCCAGTATGACAGGGATTATGTTGTTATTCTTTCAGACTGGACATTCAGCAATCCTGATGAAGTTCTTTTAAAACTTAAAAAATGGGAAGGTTACTATAACTATCAGCAGAGAACAGTATCCGACCTCATAAGAGATATCAGGAAAAAGGGGCTTTTAAAAACAGTGAAAGAGAGAGCAATGTGGGCAAAGATGAGAATGAACCCAAGGGATATTTTAGATATTACAGGTGCTGAGTTTATCTACCTTATAAATGGTTATACTCCTTCAGAAAATCCAACATTTTTGTTTAATCCGGGAGAAAAGATAAGGCTGAGGTTTATTAATGCTTCAGCTGCAACCTATTTTGATGTTAGGATTCCCGGTGTTAAGATGAGAGTTGTACAGGCAGATGGTCAGAATATACAGCCTGTAGAAGTTGACGAGTTCAGGATAGCAATAGCTGAAACATATGACGTGATAATAGCTCCAGAAGAACACAAAGCCTATACACTTTTTGCAGAGACTATTGATAGAAGTGGTTATGCAAGGGCTACAATATCTCCAGAAAAAAGAATGGAATCACCCCTACCAGAAAGAAGACCTCCATCTGAGAGAAAAATGATGAATATGGGAGATGATAAATGTAACGACTGCTCTCCTTTACTTATTCCTGACAGCTTCGGTCCAGATGCTGCAATGATTAATAAAAAGCCTGTATGTATGCTGAGCAGTCCCGGTGTTGGATTAGAAAACGTTAAACACAAAGTGTTAACATATGCAGACCTGAAAAGTTTATATCCCTATGAGCAGAGAAAACCTGAAAGGCAGATAGACATCCACCTTATCGGTAATATGGAACGGTATATATGGAAAATGGTATCGTACGATGGTAAAGAGTTCAGTTCAGAATTTCATCAGCTTATAAAAGCAAAGCTGAATGAAAGGATAAGGATTGTCTTTATTAATCATACAATGATGGATCACCCTATTCATCTACATGGAATGTGGATGTACATAAACAATGGAAACGGAGAGTATAATCCAAGAAAACACACACTGAACATAAAGCCAGGAGAAAAACTGTGTGTTGAAATAGATAACGATGCACCGGGAAACTGGGCATTCCACTGTCATATCATGTACCACATGCACACAGGAATGTTCAGAGTTCTTCAGGTTTGCTGA